The following coding sequences are from one Mycoplasma mycoides subsp. capri window:
- a CDS encoding diacylglycerol kinase catalytic domain-containing protein — protein MKYSFITNKYEESSDIVDELLNILKNTDFKKDQNNPDICFVIGGDGTFLHAVHKYQSILDKLIFIPIKFGGIGFYTNKNRVDDLKKIDLNKIIEQPNITELGLIEVNYDDQKVYAINEIKITNQVRPLNLDIYINNEFLEQFKGTGLVFSTPSGSTGFMKSANGAIIYPVVSLFEMQELMPISTNKFRTLNAPIIFSDNEHITLKLEDLNNVTLSADTYEYQFKNKELLIKLSRKKIKLLNLNKDKFNKIKILRDIFVLNDKTKN, from the coding sequence ATGAAATATAGTTTTATAACAAACAAATATGAAGAATCAAGTGATATTGTAGATGAATTATTAAACATATTAAAAAACACTGATTTTAAAAAAGATCAAAATAATCCTGATATTTGTTTTGTAATTGGTGGGGATGGTACTTTTTTACATGCTGTTCATAAATATCAATCTATTTTAGATAAATTGATTTTTATTCCAATTAAATTTGGGGGAATTGGATTTTATACTAATAAAAACAGAGTTGATGATTTAAAAAAAATTGATTTAAATAAAATTATTGAACAACCAAATATTACTGAATTAGGACTAATTGAAGTTAATTATGATGATCAAAAAGTTTATGCAATTAATGAAATAAAAATTACTAACCAAGTAAGACCATTAAATTTAGATATTTATATTAATAATGAATTTTTAGAACAATTTAAAGGAACTGGTTTAGTTTTTTCAACACCAAGCGGATCTACTGGATTTATGAAATCAGCAAATGGAGCTATTATTTATCCTGTAGTTTCACTTTTTGAAATGCAAGAATTAATGCCAATATCAACAAATAAATTCAGGACTTTAAACGCTCCGATTATTTTTTCAGATAATGAACATATCACTTTAAAATTAGAAGATTTGAACAATGTCACTTTAAGTGCTGATACTTATGAATATCAATTTAAAAATAAAGAACTTTTAATTAAATTAAGTAGAAAAAAAATTAAGTTATTAAATTTAAATAAAGATAAATTCAATAAAATAAAAATTTTAAGAGATATTTTTGTTTTAAATGACAAAACAAAAAATTAA
- the rpe gene encoding ribulose-phosphate 3-epimerase, producing the protein MKKYIIAPSVLSANFMDLKNELELCKKNNINWIHYDVMDFDFVPNLTFGSKILHDIKKNIDINVDVHFMVSVKTKQFEDFFLDYIKAKPEMMTMHIESLKDDNTINKFINLCKQNNILASLAISPKTDVSLIYPYLDKLDNVLVMSVEPGFGGQKFISSSLEKIQILDQLRNTKNYKYTIEVDGGINEQTSVLVKQAGVDMIVAGSYLFGSDDFTKRAKGLFDEL; encoded by the coding sequence ATGAAAAAGTATATTATCGCTCCTTCAGTATTATCAGCTAATTTTATGGATCTAAAAAATGAATTAGAATTATGTAAAAAAAATAATATAAATTGAATTCATTATGATGTTATGGATTTTGATTTTGTTCCAAATTTAACTTTTGGTTCTAAAATTCTACACGATATTAAAAAAAATATTGATATTAATGTTGATGTGCATTTTATGGTTAGTGTTAAAACAAAACAATTTGAAGACTTTTTTTTAGATTATATAAAAGCAAAACCAGAAATGATGACAATGCATATTGAATCATTAAAAGATGATAATACAATCAATAAATTTATTAATTTATGTAAACAAAATAATATTTTAGCTTCTTTAGCTATTTCACCAAAAACTGATGTTAGTTTAATTTATCCTTATTTAGATAAATTAGATAATGTCTTAGTTATGAGCGTTGAACCAGGGTTTGGTGGTCAAAAATTCATTTCATCTAGTTTAGAAAAAATTCAAATTTTAGATCAATTAAGAAATACAAAAAATTATAAATACACTATTGAAGTTGATGGTGGAATTAATGAACAAACTTCAGTTTTAGTAAAACAAGCTGGAGTTGATATGATAGTAGCTGGTAGTTATTTATTTGGTAGCGATGATTTTACAAAAAGAGCAAAAGGATTATTTGATGAACTATAA
- a CDS encoding valine--tRNA ligase: protein MKKQLNPKYDHLQVEKDKYQYWLDKNLFKADINSNKPKFSIILPPPNVTGKLHIGHAWDTSLQDAIIRFKKLTGYDTLFLPGMDHSGISTQVKVEAKLKQQGIDKNKLGREKFLLEAWKWKEEYANIIRKQWAKLGLSLDYSTEKFTLDEDINQIVKEIFVKFYNDQIIYKDKQIVNWDPEQKTAISNVEVIYKETQSKMYYFKYMLEDSNEYLTVATTRPETMFADQCLVVNPNDSRYQKYINKKVINPVNKQVIPIISDEYVDIEFGTGVMKCTPAHDLNDYHLAIKHNLKMPICLNIDGSVNHLGGKYQGLDRFVARKEIIKNAIDEDLFVKEEDIINQVGFSERSNAIVEPYLSDQWFVKMDKFKNMVIDLQNSDNKINFYPNRFSDVLNRWMTDAHDWCISRQLWWGHQIPCWYHKKTNEMYVGINPPSDIENWTQDQDVLDTWFSSGLWAFSTLLNNKGLESEYFKNYFPTSVLVTGYDIIFFWVARMIFQTLEYTKQIPFKDVLIHGLVRDELNRKMSKSLGNGIDPMDVINNNGCDSLRLFLLTNSTPGQDIRYSNEKILASWNFINKLWNASRYVFLNLDEDFKFDQNFYKTDLEITNQWILTELSKTQAYVYKKMNKYEFSLAGNHLWDFVWNKYCSWYIEFSKVNLNNDKFNHQTKQTLFYVLKEILIMLHPLIPFVSEEIYLNMMLKESILLEQWTNLNSNYDTSFIDDVIKMITSIREFRNTKNIKNDVCLSVNISNTNQNHTKLFKKHFDQIYSFLINFCNTKLVDEAIKNKTSLSIDEYFIEIANDSFINKNELIKELEQKQNHLNNEITRSQKILNNQEFIKKAKPKKIQSEKIKYQNYLDQLQAIKDKLKELKND from the coding sequence ATGAAAAAACAATTAAATCCTAAATATGATCATCTTCAAGTTGAAAAAGACAAATATCAATATTGGTTAGATAAAAATTTATTTAAAGCTGATATTAATTCTAATAAACCTAAATTTTCTATTATTTTACCTCCACCAAATGTTACTGGTAAATTACATATAGGACATGCATGAGATACTAGTTTACAAGATGCTATTATTAGATTTAAAAAATTAACTGGATATGATACTTTGTTTTTACCTGGTATGGATCATTCTGGAATTAGTACTCAAGTAAAAGTTGAAGCTAAATTAAAACAACAAGGTATAGATAAAAATAAACTAGGTAGAGAAAAATTTTTATTAGAAGCTTGAAAATGAAAAGAAGAATATGCAAACATTATTAGAAAACAATGAGCTAAATTAGGTTTAAGTTTAGATTATTCAACTGAAAAATTTACTCTAGATGAAGATATTAATCAAATTGTTAAAGAAATATTTGTAAAGTTTTATAATGATCAAATAATTTATAAAGACAAACAAATAGTTAATTGAGATCCAGAACAAAAAACTGCTATTTCTAATGTTGAAGTAATTTATAAAGAAACTCAAAGTAAAATGTATTATTTTAAATACATGCTAGAAGATTCTAATGAGTATTTAACAGTTGCTACAACTCGTCCTGAAACTATGTTTGCTGATCAATGTTTAGTTGTTAATCCAAATGATTCTAGATATCAAAAATATATTAATAAAAAAGTAATCAATCCAGTTAATAAACAAGTTATTCCAATTATAAGTGATGAATATGTTGATATTGAGTTTGGAACTGGAGTTATGAAATGTACTCCTGCTCATGATTTAAATGACTATCATTTAGCAATTAAACATAATTTAAAAATGCCAATTTGTTTAAATATTGATGGTTCAGTTAATCATTTAGGTGGAAAATATCAAGGTTTAGATAGATTTGTTGCTAGAAAAGAAATCATTAAAAATGCAATTGATGAAGATTTGTTTGTAAAAGAAGAAGATATTATTAATCAAGTTGGATTTAGTGAAAGATCAAATGCTATTGTCGAACCATATTTATCTGATCAGTGATTTGTTAAAATGGATAAATTTAAAAATATGGTAATTGATTTACAAAATTCAGATAATAAAATTAATTTTTATCCAAATAGATTTAGTGATGTTTTAAATAGATGAATGACTGATGCTCATGATTGATGTATTAGTAGACAATTATGATGAGGTCATCAAATTCCTTGTTGATATCACAAAAAAACTAATGAAATGTATGTTGGAATTAATCCACCAAGTGATATAGAAAATTGGACTCAAGATCAAGATGTTTTAGATACTTGATTTTCATCAGGATTATGAGCTTTTTCAACACTTTTAAATAATAAAGGCTTAGAAAGTGAATATTTTAAAAATTATTTTCCAACTAGTGTTTTAGTTACAGGATATGATATTATTTTCTTTTGAGTAGCTAGAATGATTTTTCAAACTTTAGAATATACAAAACAAATTCCATTTAAAGATGTTTTAATTCATGGGCTTGTAAGAGATGAATTAAATAGAAAAATGTCTAAATCTTTAGGTAATGGAATAGATCCTATGGATGTTATTAATAATAATGGTTGTGATTCGTTAAGATTATTTTTATTAACTAATTCAACTCCAGGTCAAGACATTAGATATTCAAATGAAAAAATTTTAGCTAGTTGAAACTTTATAAATAAATTATGAAATGCAAGTAGATATGTGTTTTTAAATTTAGATGAAGATTTTAAATTTGATCAAAACTTTTATAAAACTGATTTAGAAATAACTAATCAGTGAATTTTAACAGAACTAAGTAAAACACAAGCTTATGTTTATAAAAAAATGAACAAATATGAGTTTAGTTTAGCTGGAAATCATCTTTGAGATTTTGTATGAAATAAATATTGTTCTTGATATATTGAATTTAGTAAAGTTAATTTAAATAATGATAAATTTAATCATCAAACTAAACAAACTTTATTTTATGTATTAAAAGAAATTTTAATTATGCTTCATCCTTTAATACCATTTGTAAGTGAAGAAATTTATTTAAATATGATGTTAAAAGAATCTATTCTTTTAGAACAATGAACTAATTTAAATTCTAATTATGATACAAGTTTTATTGATGATGTTATTAAAATGATTACAAGTATTAGAGAATTTAGAAATACTAAAAATATTAAAAATGACGTTTGTTTATCAGTAAATATTTCAAATACTAATCAAAATCATACAAAATTGTTTAAAAAACATTTTGATCAAATCTATAGTTTTTTAATTAATTTTTGTAATACTAAATTAGTTGATGAAGCTATTAAAAATAAGACTAGTTTATCAATTGATGAATATTTTATTGAAATTGCAAATGATTCATTTATTAATAAAAATGAACTAATAAAAGAATTAGAACAAAAACAAAATCATTTAAATAATGAAATAACTAGAAGCCAAAAAATCTTAAATAACCAAGAATTTATAAAAAAAGCAAAACCTAAAAAAATTCAATCAGAAAAAATAAAATATCAAAATTATTTAGATCAATTACAAGCAATTAAAGACAAATTAAAAGAATTAAAAAATGATTAA
- a CDS encoding SDR family oxidoreductase: protein MKPLVVITGASSGIGLACAKYFSNKGYPLLILARRKEILDNLNLPNTITAKVDVRDFNQLNDAVKKAENIYGPVDLLINNAGIMPMDQYVDQSLEDKYNTLDVNIKGVINGMDAVLKSMLKQNRGTIVNISSVAGRYTYADHSIYNGSKFAINAITEQVRRELSDTNIRFSLIEPAIVDTNLLSTTKNQKILDSYIARKNSLNGGLKPEQLAEVIYYIYSLPQDVVIPELMISHTNQKV from the coding sequence ATGAAACCATTAGTTGTTATTACTGGAGCAAGTTCTGGAATCGGATTAGCTTGTGCAAAATATTTTTCAAATAAAGGTTATCCTTTATTAATACTTGCAAGAAGAAAAGAAATATTAGATAATTTAAATTTGCCAAACACAATCACAGCAAAAGTTGATGTTAGAGATTTTAATCAATTAAATGATGCAGTTAAAAAAGCAGAAAATATTTATGGTCCAGTTGATTTATTAATTAATAATGCTGGAATTATGCCAATGGATCAATATGTTGATCAAAGTTTAGAAGATAAATATAATACTTTAGATGTCAATATTAAAGGTGTTATTAATGGAATGGATGCTGTTTTAAAAAGTATGTTAAAACAAAATCGCGGAACAATAGTTAATATTTCAAGTGTTGCTGGAAGATATACTTATGCTGATCATTCTATTTATAATGGATCAAAATTTGCTATTAATGCAATTACAGAACAAGTTAGAAGAGAATTAAGTGATACTAATATTAGATTTAGTTTAATTGAACCTGCAATTGTTGATACTAATTTATTATCAACAACTAAAAATCAAAAAATTTTAGATAGTTATATAGCAAGAAAAAATAGTTTAAATGGTGGTTTAAAACCAGAACAACTAGCTGAAGTTATTTATTATATTTACTCATTACCTCAAGATGTAGTAATTCCTGAATTAATGATTTCTCATACTAATCAAAAAGTTTAG
- a CDS encoding thiamine diphosphokinase: MNYKTILIVTAKTNLNLEIFNNDSTYVIGVERGCLDLISRNMKIDYAIGDFDKVTDQELELIKSKIKNVEIWSPEKDYFDGELAILKGLEASKDAKIIFIANATKRYDKNYSIFHFIFKYDLTFINDDSILFRFDKGTNILKFEDYQDYTYVSFIAKDNTKITIKDLKYECENLSLSAYSNSCLSNAFLPYKDGIIWSNNPIICILTK, encoded by the coding sequence ATGAACTATAAAACTATTTTAATTGTTACAGCAAAAACTAATTTAAACCTTGAAATTTTTAACAACGATTCAACTTATGTTATTGGAGTTGAAAGAGGTTGTTTGGATCTAATTAGTAGAAATATGAAAATTGATTATGCAATTGGAGATTTTGACAAAGTAACAGATCAAGAATTAGAACTAATTAAATCAAAAATAAAAAACGTTGAAATTTGAAGTCCTGAAAAAGATTATTTTGATGGTGAATTAGCTATTTTAAAAGGTTTAGAAGCTAGTAAAGATGCTAAAATTATTTTTATAGCTAATGCTACAAAAAGATATGATAAAAATTACTCTATCTTTCATTTTATTTTTAAATACGATCTTACTTTTATTAATGATGATTCGATTTTATTTAGATTTGATAAAGGAACAAATATTTTAAAATTTGAAGATTATCAAGATTATACTTATGTTAGTTTTATTGCAAAAGATAATACAAAAATCACAATTAAAGACCTTAAATATGAGTGTGAAAATTTAAGTTTATCTGCATATAGTAATTCTTGTTTATCTAATGCTTTTTTACCTTATAAAGATGGAATTATTTGATCTAATAATCCAATAATCTGCATATTAACAAAATAA
- a CDS encoding ribonuclease J: MPDIKFTALGGQDERGKNLYVLEIDNDFFILDAGVKYPEKDILGIDTVIPKFDYIKQNKKKIKGIFLTNPSAYNMGAVPYLLKEIEAPIYCNEITELIAKIKFQKLRLKNKDHILKVVHDKDILKIGNTKVEIFRTTSSSPQSFGYVFHTELGSIVYAGDYIIDGKEQSYFSTDYTHLSQIAKNGVLALISDAEFASRKDFTVPNHKIDKYILAPFKEKKTKIIVAIFEEDIHKLSQICMAAKENNRKIAVYGRTMDAVLRSNLIHENLVIKPEDLMSIQEYVNSDNGVLIISGTGDDLYSKLAKIATSNDSLVEFTEKDLIILTNTPVAGVEKRHAQILDELARTDARLLALSDKNIWSMRASYEDIKMLTSILNPKYFIPVKALYKDFLNAEKAAIEAGVNNQNIGIIDNGEILKLSKNHLAISEHSAEHGNVYVDGSGIGDVGSIVLNERKQLATDGVIIVGATIDSRNKELISLIDTQMRGVLYIQEDNPIFKILQREITNLILEGQALYKKEPKKYDLNEIKKDITSKIKQLIKQESGKTPIVLVIINESDGKAYVPRNNKKRYNNNNKSTKSKKDKS, encoded by the coding sequence ATGCCAGATATTAAATTTACTGCTCTGGGCGGTCAAGATGAAAGAGGAAAAAATCTATATGTTTTAGAAATAGATAATGATTTTTTTATTCTTGATGCTGGAGTTAAATATCCTGAAAAAGATATTTTAGGAATTGATACAGTGATTCCTAAATTTGACTATATTAAACAAAATAAAAAAAAGATAAAAGGAATTTTTTTAACAAATCCTAGTGCTTATAATATGGGAGCAGTTCCGTATTTATTAAAAGAAATTGAAGCTCCAATTTATTGTAATGAAATTACAGAATTGATTGCAAAAATTAAATTTCAAAAATTAAGACTAAAAAATAAAGATCACATTTTAAAAGTAGTTCATGATAAAGATATTTTAAAAATTGGAAACACTAAAGTTGAGATTTTTAGAACAACTTCATCTTCACCACAATCATTTGGATATGTTTTTCATACTGAATTAGGTTCAATTGTTTATGCTGGTGATTATATAATTGATGGAAAAGAACAATCTTATTTTTCAACTGATTATACTCATTTATCTCAAATTGCAAAAAATGGGGTTTTAGCTTTAATTAGTGATGCTGAATTCGCTTCAAGAAAAGACTTTACAGTTCCAAACCATAAAATAGATAAATATATTCTTGCTCCATTTAAAGAAAAAAAGACAAAAATTATTGTTGCTATTTTTGAAGAAGACATTCATAAGTTAAGTCAAATATGTATGGCTGCAAAAGAAAATAATAGAAAAATTGCAGTTTATGGAAGAACAATGGATGCTGTTTTAAGATCTAATTTAATTCATGAAAATCTAGTTATAAAACCAGAAGATTTGATGTCAATTCAAGAATATGTAAACTCAGATAATGGGGTTTTAATTATTTCAGGAACAGGTGATGATCTTTATTCAAAACTAGCAAAAATTGCTACTTCAAATGATAGTTTAGTTGAGTTTACTGAAAAAGATTTAATTATTTTAACAAATACTCCAGTTGCTGGTGTTGAAAAACGTCATGCACAAATTTTAGATGAGCTCGCAAGAACTGATGCTAGATTATTAGCTTTAAGTGATAAAAATATTTGATCTATGAGAGCAAGTTATGAAGATATTAAAATGTTAACTTCTATATTAAATCCAAAATATTTTATTCCGGTTAAAGCTTTATATAAAGATTTTTTAAATGCTGAAAAAGCAGCTATTGAAGCTGGAGTTAATAATCAAAATATCGGAATTATTGATAATGGTGAAATTTTAAAACTATCAAAAAATCATTTAGCAATATCAGAACATAGTGCTGAACATGGAAATGTGTATGTTGATGGTTCTGGAATTGGAGATGTTGGATCAATAGTTTTAAATGAAAGAAAACAATTAGCTACTGATGGAGTAATTATAGTTGGAGCAACTATTGATAGTAGAAATAAAGAATTAATTTCTCTAATTGATACACAAATGCGTGGAGTATTATATATTCAAGAAGATAATCCTATTTTTAAAATTTTACAAAGAGAAATCACTAATTTAATACTAGAAGGACAAGCTTTATACAAAAAAGAACCAAAAAAATATGATTTAAATGAAATCAAAAAAGACATAACATCTAAAATTAAACAATTAATCAAACAAGAATCAGGAAAAACTCCTATTGTTTTAGTAATTATTAATGAATCTGATGGTAAGGCTTATGTTCCTAGAAACAATAAAAAAAGATATAACAATAATAACAAAAGCACTAAATCTAAAAAAGATAAATCATAA